A window from Corynebacterium accolens encodes these proteins:
- a CDS encoding copper resistance CopC family protein → MSHRVPWLRRTAVAVGATALIVGGSAPVALAHDSVVGGTVKEGDQLEEFPEEITLEFSGIPKDQFNTFAVTNKDTGEQIFSQEPELDERDLTITTPDDVDPGPGNYQVGYNITSSDGHATRGGVSFTVTGGDSDDASSTDAADADGAADSSSDMPTSVKIILGVGGVLAIAAVLALLIAKTRRNDSKGHK, encoded by the coding sequence ATGAGCCATCGCGTACCTTGGTTGCGCCGCACGGCAGTGGCAGTGGGAGCTACCGCGCTTATCGTCGGCGGATCCGCACCCGTAGCACTGGCGCACGATTCCGTCGTGGGCGGAACTGTGAAGGAGGGCGACCAGCTCGAGGAGTTTCCTGAGGAAATCACCTTGGAGTTCTCCGGCATTCCAAAGGACCAGTTCAACACCTTTGCGGTAACCAATAAGGACACTGGGGAACAGATCTTTAGCCAGGAGCCGGAGCTAGATGAACGCGATCTGACGATCACGACTCCAGATGATGTCGATCCCGGCCCAGGTAACTACCAGGTGGGTTACAACATCACCTCCTCGGATGGACACGCCACGCGCGGTGGGGTCTCATTTACGGTCACAGGTGGGGATAGCGATGACGCTTCCTCCACCGACGCTGCAGATGCAGATGGAGCTGCAGATTCTTCGAGCGATATGCCCACCTCGGTGAAAATCATCCTGGGAGTGGGCGGTGTGCTGGCCATAGCGGCCGTTCTGGCTTTGTTGATCGCAAAAACCCGTCGAAACGACTCGAAAGGTCACAAATAA
- a CDS encoding copper chaperone PCu(A)C, translating into MTKKISRLIAGVSLSAVVLAGCSPDNENDSSNSDSTSAASSTAEASESTAAADKDLTFEDAVVRANEDKDMTAIFGTLVNHSDKDIEIAGFSTSLDAEMNQIHETVDGQMREKSSPLVVKAGESHELAPGGDHFMLMGMKEGIMPGDSLEMTVTLSDGEELDLGTIQARTMGAGDEDYGDMEGMDHGHAGHDHSDHAGHDHSGHDHSGHDHSSKDDEKENHKH; encoded by the coding sequence ATGACGAAGAAAATTTCCCGCCTGATTGCCGGCGTATCCCTCAGTGCCGTGGTTCTTGCCGGTTGCTCCCCAGATAACGAGAACGATTCCAGCAACTCGGACTCGACTTCAGCTGCATCTTCGACTGCAGAAGCCAGCGAATCCACTGCGGCAGCGGATAAGGACCTGACCTTCGAGGACGCCGTTGTCCGCGCCAACGAAGACAAGGATATGACCGCCATCTTCGGTACGTTGGTCAACCACTCGGATAAAGACATCGAGATCGCCGGTTTCTCCACGAGCCTGGACGCAGAGATGAACCAGATTCACGAGACCGTCGATGGCCAGATGCGCGAAAAGTCCAGCCCCTTGGTTGTCAAGGCCGGCGAGAGCCACGAGCTTGCTCCTGGCGGCGACCACTTCATGCTGATGGGCATGAAGGAGGGCATCATGCCTGGTGATTCCCTCGAGATGACGGTCACCCTGTCTGACGGCGAGGAGCTTGACCTGGGCACCATCCAGGCCCGCACCATGGGCGCTGGCGATGAGGACTACGGCGACATGGAGGGCATGGACCACGGTCACGCGGGCCACGATCACTCCGATCACGCCGGCCATGACCACTCCGGTCACGATCACTCTGGCCACGACCACTCCAGCAAGGACGACGAGAAAGAAAACCACAAGCACTAA
- a CDS encoding Dyp-type peroxidase → MTGFSRRGFLTGAAVSTSAIALVGCNSDKSTPHAQAEEQPPLADATVAFDGPHQAGIDTPEQAHLNLVGFDLKEGIGKQGFARLMKLWTEDARALCTGQPPLGTLEPEMVRQPANLTITCGLGERIFSLLGVDKPEWLGDVRAYSRDQLEDKWGQTDIVLQICSDDPLMNTYALRHMVRSGEHYAEVSWLQQGFINAYGSHEKGATARNMFGQKDGTVNPRGDEQFAEQVWIEDGPKWQQGGAAMVVRRIRMNLDTWEKLDRSSRENAVGRKLENGAPLTGDKEFDEADFKATDEYGLPVIDKNSHMARATAPKDHPEQKILRRPYNYELPPDDKDGQLSNIGQIFICYQQDPTKQFEPIQARLDEADLLNEWLTHIGSAMYFCPPGTKGSDGKETWWAESLCTHAGL, encoded by the coding sequence ATGACGGGATTCAGCAGAAGGGGATTTCTCACCGGCGCTGCAGTGTCTACCAGCGCCATTGCGCTGGTGGGATGCAACTCGGATAAATCAACACCACACGCTCAAGCGGAGGAGCAGCCCCCGCTTGCCGATGCCACCGTGGCTTTCGACGGCCCACACCAGGCCGGCATTGACACGCCGGAGCAAGCGCACCTGAACTTGGTGGGCTTTGATCTTAAAGAGGGCATCGGCAAGCAGGGCTTTGCCCGGCTGATGAAGCTGTGGACTGAGGACGCGCGAGCGCTGTGCACGGGCCAGCCGCCGTTGGGGACCTTGGAACCGGAAATGGTGCGCCAGCCTGCGAACCTCACCATTACGTGTGGGCTGGGCGAGCGCATTTTCTCCCTGCTGGGCGTGGATAAGCCGGAGTGGCTTGGCGATGTCCGTGCCTATTCCCGCGACCAATTAGAAGACAAGTGGGGCCAAACTGACATCGTCCTGCAAATCTGCAGCGATGACCCGCTGATGAATACTTATGCGCTCCGGCACATGGTGCGCTCAGGCGAGCACTATGCCGAAGTTAGCTGGCTGCAGCAGGGCTTTATCAACGCCTACGGCAGCCACGAAAAGGGTGCGACCGCGCGCAATATGTTTGGCCAAAAAGATGGCACCGTAAACCCGCGCGGCGATGAACAATTCGCGGAGCAGGTCTGGATCGAGGATGGCCCGAAGTGGCAGCAGGGTGGTGCGGCCATGGTGGTGCGCCGCATCCGCATGAACCTCGATACCTGGGAAAAGCTGGACCGCTCCTCCCGCGAAAATGCGGTGGGGCGCAAGCTGGAAAATGGGGCACCGCTTACGGGTGATAAGGAATTCGATGAGGCGGACTTTAAGGCCACGGATGAGTATGGCCTGCCCGTCATTGATAAGAACTCCCACATGGCGCGCGCGACTGCGCCCAAGGACCACCCGGAGCAAAAGATCTTGCGCCGCCCCTATAATTACGAGCTGCCGCCGGATGACAAGGATGGCCAACTATCCAATATTGGCCAGATTTTCATCTGTTACCAGCAGGATCCCACCAAGCAATTCGAACCCATCCAGGCGCGCCTTGATGAGGCGGACCTGTTGAATGAGTGGCTTACCCACATCGGTTCGGCGATGTATTTCTGCCCTCCGGGAACTAAAGGCAGCGATGGCAAAGAAACGTGGTGGGCGGAATCGCTTTGCACGCATGCTGGCCTGTAG
- the thrS gene encoding threonine--tRNA ligase, protein MAELIPAAPVNYESFTVPAGQAVGAALRELNLPNKGPEAVVXVRGXXGTLYDLSHTPDEESTFXPVAACEEDGRAVIRHSCAHVMAQAVQAEFPGTKLGIGPSIENGFYFDFQTAEPFTPEDLKNLEKRMKKIIKGGQRFERHTYASTAEAEQALQDEPFKLELIQDKGNVDPDSDEAAEVGAGDLTHYDNVNPRTNEVEWFDLCRGPHVPTTKYIPAFALTRSSAAYWRGDQANAGLQRIYGTAFESKDALAAYQTMVEEAEKRDHRRLGQELDLFSFPDEIGSGFPVFHPNGATVRMEMENHSRNRHVQAGYSFVNTPHITKGXLFRKXGXLXFXSDGMFPPMQLDGEYDAEGNTVKEPQDYYAKPMNCPMHNLIFASRGRSYRELPLRLFEFGTVYRYEKSGVVHGLTRARGFTQDDAHIYCTEEQLEEELTQVLDFIISLLEDYGLSDFYLELSTKDPNKFVGSDEIWERSTAILQSVAEKSGLELVPDPEGAAFYGPKISVQARDAIGRTWQMSTVQLDFNLPERFELEYTASDGTKKRPIMIHRALFGSIERFFGVLLEHYAGAFPAWLAPHQVMGIPVADDFVPHLEDVAAKLRRKGIRADVDTSDDRMQKKIRNHTTGKVPFMLVAGARDVEAGAVSFRFLDGTQVNGVPVDEAVELITTWVAERTNEQPTEELIRARR, encoded by the coding sequence ATGGCGGAACTTATTCCCGCAGCACCGGTAAATTACGAATCCTTCACCGTGCCAGCCGGGCAAGCGGTTGGTGCGGCCCTCCGCGAGCTGAACCTGCCCAATAAGGGCCCAGAGGCGGTCGTGGKAGTCCGCGGCGKGGRCGGKACCTTGTATGACCTTTCGCATACCCCGGATGAGGAATCGACATTTKTCCCGGTAGCCGCCTGTGAGGAAGATGGCCGCGCCGTCATTCGCCACTCCTGCGCCCACGTCATGGCCCAGGCCGTGCAGGCCGAGTTCCCCGGCACCAAGCTGGGCATTGGCCCGTCCATTGAGAACGGCTTCTACTTCGATTTCCAGACCGCCGAGCCCTTCACCCCGGAGGATCTCAAGAACCTGGAAAAACGGATGAAGAAGATCATCAAGGGCGGCCAGCGCTTCGAGCGCCACACCTATGCCTCCACGGCAGAGGCGGAACAGGCCTTGCAGGATGAGCCCTTCAAGCTGGAGCTTATCCAGGACAAGGGCAATGTGGACCCGGACTCCGACGAGGCCGCCGAGGTGGGCGCTGGCGATCTGACGCACTATGACAATGTGAACCCGCGCACCAATGAGGTGGAATGGTTCGACCTGTGCCGCGGCCCGCACGTTCCCACCACGAAATACATTCCGGCCTTTGCCCTGACTCGCTCGTCTGCCGCCTACTGGCGCGGCGATCAGGCCAACGCCGGCCTGCAGCGAATCTACGGCACCGCCTTTGAGTCCAAGGATGCACTGGCTGCCTACCAGACCATGGTGGAAGAGGCAGAAAAGCGCGACCACCGCCGCTTGGGCCAAGAACTGGATCTCTTCTCCTTCCCGGATGAAATCGGTTCCGGTTTCCCCGTATTCCACCCCAATGGCGCGACCGTGCGCATGGAGATGGAAAACCACTCCCGCAACCGCCACGTGCAGGCGGGATACTCCTTTGTCAATACCCCGCACATCACAAAGGGCGMCCTCTTCCGTAAAYCCGGCCMCCTTGWTTTCTMCTCCGATGGCATGTTCCCGCCGATGCAGCTCGATGGCGAGTACGACGCCGAGGGAAATACCGTCAAGGAGCCGCAGGACTACTATGCCAAGCCGATGAACTGCCCGATGCACAACCTGATCTTTGCATCCCGCGGCCGTTCTTACCGCGAGCTGCCGTTGCGCCTGTTTGAATTCGGCACGGTCTACCGCTACGAAAAGTCCGGCGTGGTGCATGGCCTGACGCGTGCGCGCGGCTTTACCCAGGACGATGCCCACATTTACTGCACCGAAGAGCAGTTGGAAGAAGAACTCACCCAGGTCCTGGACTTCATCATCTCGCTGCTTGAGGATTACGGCCTGTCCGATTTCTATCTGGAGCTTTCCACCAAGGATCCCAATAAGTTCGTCGGCTCCGATGAGATTTGGGAGCGTTCGACCGCCATCTTGCAGTCCGTGGCAGAAAAGTCCGGGCTCGAGCTCGTTCCTGACCCTGAGGGTGCCGCGTTCTACGGGCCGAAGATCTCCGTCCAAGCCCGCGATGCCATCGGCCGCACCTGGCAGATGTCCACGGTGCAGCTGGACTTCAACCTGCCCGAGCGCTTCGAGCTGGAATATACCGCATCCGATGGCACGAAGAAGCGCCCGATCATGATCCACCGGGCCCTCTTCGGCTCCATCGAGCGCTTCTTCGGAGTGCTTCTTGAGCACTACGCGGGCGCATTCCCAGCGTGGTTGGCACCGCATCAGGTCATGGGCATTCCCGTGGCGGATGACTTCGTCCCGCATCTGGAGGACGTCGCCGCCAAGCTGCGCCGCAAGGGCATTCGCGCGGATGTAGATACCTCCGATGACCGCATGCAGAAGAAGATCCGCAACCACACGACGGGCAAGGTTCCCTTCATGCTGGTCGCCGGCGCCCGCGACGTGGAAGCCGGTGCGGTCTCCTTCCGCTTCTTGGATGGCACGCAGGTCAACGGCGTGCCAGTTGATGAAGCCGTTGAGCTCATTACCACCTGGGTGGCAGAGCGCACCAACGAGCAGCCGACAGAAGAGCTCATTCGTGCCCGGCGCTAA
- a CDS encoding HIT family protein, with amino-acid sequence MPGANPQKGQSEETFVDTGAGEPDRLERLWAPYRMAYIAQRSEDPFVEAPKGSDEDGLIIARGETVYALLNLFPYNAGHLMVVPYRKESELENLTEEESHELMAFAQKAVRVLKRVSRPEAINVGFNLGRASGGSVGDHLHLHVVPRWPGDSNFMTVLDGTKVLPQLLQDTRRVLAEGWRDMEEEDSRA; translated from the coding sequence GTGCCCGGCGCTAATCCGCAGAAGGGCCAAAGCGAGGAAACATTCGTCGATACCGGTGCCGGTGAGCCGGACCGGTTGGAGCGACTGTGGGCGCCATACCGGATGGCCTATATTGCGCAGCGGTCCGAAGATCCCTTTGTGGAAGCCCCGAAGGGCAGCGATGAGGATGGGCTTATCATCGCGCGCGGTGAAACGGTATATGCGCTGCTCAACTTGTTTCCCTATAATGCCGGCCACCTCATGGTGGTGCCGTACCGCAAGGAATCCGAGCTGGAAAACCTCACCGAGGAAGAATCCCACGAGCTCATGGCCTTTGCCCAAAAGGCGGTGCGGGTGCTCAAGCGCGTGTCACGCCCAGAGGCCATTAACGTGGGCTTTAACCTGGGGCGCGCGTCCGGCGGCTCGGTGGGAGACCACCTGCATTTGCATGTGGTGCCAAGGTGGCCCGGGGATAGTAACTTTATGACTGTCCTCGATGGGACTAAGGTATTACCGCAACTACTGCAAGACACCCGTCGTGTCCTGGCAGAGGGTTGGCGTGACATGGAAGAGGAGGACTCGCGTGCTTAG
- the pgsA gene encoding phosphatidylinositol phosphate synthase, which yields MLSVHGRKPAAVVVEPIAKTFLKLGLTPNVVTVVGTIVTIAISVILIPTGHLFIAAVLSGLFAAFDMLDGTMARLTGKSSAFGATLDASCDRITDGALFCAIVWWLVYTADASKWTVAACLITLVCSQVISYIKARGEASGFTMVGGLIERPERLILALGGIGLEGLGVEYAAAVSLWILAVGSIFTVYQRIAIAARQDAEM from the coding sequence GTGCTTAGCGTGCATGGGCGAAAGCCCGCCGCCGTGGTGGTGGAACCTATAGCCAAGACCTTTTTAAAATTGGGATTGACTCCCAACGTGGTCACGGTTGTGGGCACTATTGTGACCATCGCCATTTCGGTGATCCTCATTCCTACCGGCCACCTCTTTATAGCCGCCGTATTATCCGGCCTCTTTGCCGCCTTTGACATGCTCGATGGCACGATGGCGCGGCTGACCGGTAAATCGAGCGCTTTCGGCGCCACGCTGGATGCAAGCTGTGACCGCATTACCGATGGCGCGTTATTCTGCGCCATCGTCTGGTGGCTGGTGTATACCGCAGACGCGTCCAAATGGACCGTGGCGGCCTGCCTCATAACCTTGGTCTGCTCCCAGGTCATTTCCTATATCAAGGCTAGGGGAGAGGCCTCTGGTTTCACCATGGTGGGCGGACTGATTGAGCGCCCAGAACGCCTCATCCTCGCGTTAGGCGGAATCGGCCTGGAGGGCTTGGGCGTAGAGTATGCTGCGGCGGTATCGCTGTGGATCTTGGCGGTAGGCTCAATCTTTACCGTGTACCAGCGCATTGCCATTGCAGCGCGCCAAGACGCCGAGATGTAA
- a CDS encoding phosphatidylinositol mannoside acyltransferase: MWDKEDVAAAGYLAGWKVVRRLPDPVARTIFRWVADFASDRGRGMDGLRRNLTRVVGAENVTRQLVRDSMRSYMRYWMEAFRLPAIHADPQLHERLMKGLEGLEHFDASAQSGRGVILALPHSGNWDMAGVFLVGHYGQFTTVAERLKPEVLFDAFVDYREELGFEVLPLTGGAVPPFARLKEALEEGGVVCLLAERDITRSGVTVDFMGEEANMAAGPAQLAIETGAALHVVHSWFEGDGWGLSVSPEVEVTDVQETTQRMADGFAANIRRHPADWHMLQPQWNEDVERRRQARKERSR; the protein is encoded by the coding sequence ATGTGGGATAAAGAAGATGTAGCAGCGGCCGGGTATTTGGCGGGCTGGAAGGTAGTTCGCCGGTTGCCCGACCCGGTAGCGCGCACCATCTTCCGGTGGGTAGCGGATTTCGCGAGCGACCGCGGGCGCGGCATGGATGGCCTGCGAAGAAACCTCACCCGCGTGGTGGGGGCAGAAAACGTCACCCGTCAGCTGGTGCGCGATTCCATGCGCTCCTATATGCGCTATTGGATGGAGGCGTTTCGCCTTCCCGCGATTCATGCGGATCCCCAGCTGCACGAGCGCCTCATGAAGGGCTTGGAAGGGCTCGAGCACTTTGATGCCTCGGCGCAGTCTGGCCGCGGCGTCATCTTGGCGCTGCCGCACTCCGGCAACTGGGATATGGCCGGGGTTTTCTTGGTGGGCCATTACGGGCAATTTACCACCGTGGCAGAGCGGTTGAAGCCGGAGGTGCTTTTTGATGCCTTCGTGGATTACCGCGAGGAATTAGGCTTTGAGGTCCTGCCGCTTACCGGTGGGGCGGTCCCTCCCTTTGCGCGGCTGAAGGAGGCCCTTGAGGAGGGAGGGGTAGTGTGCCTATTGGCAGAACGCGATATCACCCGCAGCGGCGTCACGGTAGATTTCATGGGCGAGGAAGCCAATATGGCGGCAGGTCCCGCACAGCTAGCCATTGAAACCGGCGCAGCGCTCCACGTGGTGCACTCCTGGTTTGAAGGCGATGGCTGGGGGTTGTCGGTGTCTCCAGAAGTAGAGGTCACCGATGTGCAGGAGACCACCCAGCGCATGGCGGATGGGTTTGCGGCCAACATTCGGCGCCACCCCGCAGACTGGCACATGCTGCAGCCGCAATGGAACGAGGATGTGGAGCGGCGCCGGCAAGCGCGAAAGGAACGTTCCCGTTAA
- a CDS encoding glycosyltransferase family 4 protein — translation MRIGIICPYSFDEPGGVQAHILDLATVFIEQGHFVQVLGPAAKSTPLPDFVVKGGPAFPIAYNGSVARLSVGPKVTRKVKRFIRDGDFDVLHIHEPNSPSFSMTALAVAHGPMVATYHASAANSLILTLAKPLLVPFLEKIRGGIAVSDMARRWQVEQLGGDPVLIPNGVDTSVYALARKKSQPALADAPLEVVFLGRLDEPRKGLDILLAALHQVNKNIRVTIMGGGRAREVEGVDFVGRVSDAEKAQILGRADVYVAPNTGGESFGIVLVEAMAAGAAVVASDLEAFQAVCNAESEEPAGALFRTGDASDLARVLNQVLDDADYRRHLVRNGVQRAQMYDWDHVAAAVIQVYETVQDGTKVRVKR, via the coding sequence ATGCGCATCGGTATCATTTGCCCGTATTCTTTTGATGAACCCGGTGGCGTGCAGGCCCATATCCTTGACCTGGCCACCGTTTTCATAGAACAGGGCCACTTTGTTCAGGTCCTTGGGCCCGCCGCGAAGTCCACACCGCTGCCGGATTTCGTGGTCAAGGGCGGCCCTGCCTTCCCGATTGCGTATAACGGTTCGGTTGCGCGCCTGTCGGTGGGGCCGAAGGTAACGCGCAAGGTCAAGCGCTTCATTCGGGACGGCGATTTTGACGTTTTGCATATCCACGAGCCCAATTCCCCGAGCTTTTCCATGACCGCCTTGGCCGTGGCACACGGCCCCATGGTGGCGACGTACCACGCCTCGGCGGCCAATTCCCTCATTCTTACCTTGGCAAAGCCGCTGCTCGTACCCTTTTTGGAAAAGATTCGCGGTGGCATTGCGGTATCGGATATGGCGCGGCGCTGGCAGGTGGAGCAATTGGGTGGCGATCCTGTCCTGATTCCCAACGGCGTCGATACCTCCGTCTATGCGCTTGCGCGCAAGAAAAGCCAGCCCGCGCTTGCCGATGCCCCACTCGAGGTCGTCTTCCTCGGCCGCCTCGATGAGCCGCGGAAGGGCCTGGATATCCTTTTAGCCGCATTGCACCAGGTCAACAAGAATATCCGCGTGACCATTATGGGCGGCGGCCGCGCCCGCGAGGTCGAGGGCGTGGATTTTGTTGGGCGCGTTAGCGATGCAGAAAAGGCACAGATCTTGGGCCGGGCCGATGTTTACGTGGCGCCCAATACGGGCGGGGAAAGCTTTGGCATCGTGCTGGTAGAGGCAATGGCCGCCGGTGCGGCCGTCGTGGCTTCGGATTTGGAGGCGTTCCAGGCGGTCTGCAACGCAGAATCGGAAGAGCCAGCGGGAGCGCTCTTCCGCACTGGCGATGCCTCTGACTTGGCACGCGTGCTCAACCAGGTCCTGGATGATGCCGATTACCGGCGGCACCTGGTGCGCAATGGCGTCCAACGCGCCCAGATGTATGACTGGGACCATGTTGCCGCGGCGGTCATTCAAGTTTATGAAACGGTGCAAGATGGCACGAAGGTGAGGGTGAAGCGATGA
- a CDS encoding DUF2029 domain-containing protein, whose product MKRFATVPAVWVGWALARLILVYFLKLDHSARGDVAYYFAGLFGTDPTQMTEYPHAGTWPTIILSWFTGGDRGVFYIGFTIMTLLVDAAFLALLLRHHERNKRVFLAGWFWVFFGTAAGHVFVWRLDIFPAVAVAGAAALLISHPKTGAALLGFATTMKLWPGVLAAGLVGRFNSSNSWLRLASFFGSVAALSALTVFTSGMDRLLSPLNYQGVRGLQLESVPATYLLLQAHLTPGKWRLGYAPSKSFEISGPGVDAAIMWSTIATAGMLVFALSWALYRFFAGGWTSRTTVAFFTLMVLLLIATNKVFSPQYIIWLGPLFAVVVRQQLPAGFVPIKICQGFLAVCAVAAAALGTYIYPFHYDYVWKYVGENLTPVYVLVARNVLILVMVFIALIWFILEISLSRRIEKAIVAASDPEQAQEAAAEAAPSPDTGRINVPGSDTADADASEPDASTDDTREVTRG is encoded by the coding sequence GTGAAAAGATTCGCGACAGTTCCTGCGGTATGGGTGGGGTGGGCTCTCGCCCGCTTGATATTGGTCTATTTTTTGAAGCTCGACCACAGCGCACGCGGCGATGTTGCCTATTATTTCGCCGGCCTTTTTGGCACCGATCCCACGCAGATGACCGAGTATCCCCACGCGGGCACGTGGCCCACCATCATCTTAAGCTGGTTCACCGGTGGAGACCGCGGCGTATTCTATATCGGCTTTACCATCATGACGCTGCTTGTCGATGCCGCCTTCCTCGCCCTCCTACTTCGCCACCACGAACGCAATAAGCGCGTTTTTCTCGCCGGCTGGTTCTGGGTCTTTTTTGGCACGGCTGCAGGACACGTCTTTGTGTGGCGCCTCGATATTTTTCCTGCCGTCGCCGTCGCAGGTGCCGCAGCGCTGCTTATTTCTCATCCCAAGACAGGCGCCGCCCTATTAGGCTTCGCTACCACCATGAAGCTCTGGCCAGGCGTCCTCGCAGCTGGACTGGTAGGGCGTTTTAATAGTTCTAATTCCTGGCTGCGATTGGCGTCCTTTTTCGGCTCCGTTGCTGCTCTTTCGGCGTTGACAGTTTTTACCTCCGGTATGGACCGACTTCTTTCCCCACTGAATTATCAGGGGGTGCGCGGGCTCCAACTCGAATCCGTTCCGGCGACATACTTGCTATTGCAGGCACACCTCACACCGGGTAAATGGCGTTTAGGTTATGCTCCGTCAAAGAGCTTCGAGATTTCTGGCCCGGGCGTCGATGCCGCCATCATGTGGAGCACCATCGCGACGGCCGGGATGCTGGTCTTCGCCCTGAGCTGGGCGCTATACCGCTTCTTCGCCGGAGGCTGGACCTCGCGAACGACGGTCGCCTTTTTCACCCTCATGGTGCTTCTACTCATAGCCACCAATAAAGTATTTTCGCCCCAGTACATCATTTGGCTCGGACCCCTATTCGCGGTGGTCGTACGCCAACAGCTCCCCGCCGGGTTTGTGCCCATCAAAATCTGTCAGGGTTTCCTCGCTGTATGCGCAGTTGCAGCGGCCGCGCTCGGCACCTACATCTACCCTTTCCACTATGACTACGTGTGGAAGTATGTAGGCGAAAACCTGACTCCGGTCTACGTGCTCGTCGCCCGCAACGTGCTCATCCTCGTCATGGTCTTCATCGCGCTCATTTGGTTCATCCTTGAGATAAGCCTGTCGCGCCGCATAGAAAAGGCCATCGTGGCAGCAAGCGACCCGGAGCAAGCCCAAGAAGCCGCCGCAGAGGCCGCGCCCTCACCAGATACCGGGCGAATCAATGTGCCGGGCTCCGACACCGCCGACGCGGACGCCTCCGAGCCTGACGCGAGCACCGATGACACTAGGGAGGTAACGCGCGGCTAA